In the genome of Anabaena cylindrica PCC 7122, the window CATCATGGCGGAAAAGTCATCACTCCCGATTAATACCTACTGAATATGTCACTCTCTCAGCTACCATAAATTGATGACTGGTTTGGTTTCAAATTCAGTCAGGTGGCCTTTGCTTCTTCAGTAAGACGTGTAGTGTCTTGCCTGTGTAGCTTTGATTAATCATCGCTGGGAGCAAGATGTGAGTAGATGAATATCTAAAATTTGCCATCAGATTTAACCATTCTCACACAATTTTGACTTTTATTTGAGTTTTAGGATAGACATAATGGATGACAAGTTGATGTTGATGATTCCTGGCCCCACTCCGGTTCCAGAAGCGGCTTTACTGGCATTGGCCAAGCATCCTATTGGACACCGCACCAGTGAATTCAGCAACATGATGGGTGAGGTGACTCAAAACCTCAAATGGCTGCATCAAACTGAAAGTGATGTGCTAATGCTGAATGTTAGCGGTACTGGTGCTGTGGAAGCTGGGATGATTAATTTCCTTTCACCAGGCGATCGCATTTTAGTTGGTTCTAATGGTAAATTTGGTGAACGTTGGGTAGAAGTTGGCCAAGCTTTTGGGCTAAATGTCGAAGCTATCACCGCAGAATGGGGACAACCCTTAGATCCAGACAAGTTTGCACAAAAGTTGCAAGCTGACACCAACAAAGAAATCAAAGCTGTCATTATTACCCACAGCGAAACTTCCACAGGTGTAATTAATGATTTGGTAGCTATCAACAGCCATGTTAAAGAACATGGTCAAGCTTTAATTATTGTTGATGCTGTCACCAGCTTAGGTGCTTACAATGTACCTGTTGATGCTTTAGGTTTGGATGTAGTCGCTTCCGGTTCCCAAAAAGGCTACATGATTCCCCCTGGCTTAGGATTTGTGTCTGTCAGTCCCAAAGCTTGGGAAGCTTACAAAACTGCGAAATTGCCAAAATACTATTTAGATTTAGGTAAATATCGCAAAGCTACCGCTAAAAATACAACTCCTTTTACTCCCCCAGTTAACTTAATGGTGGCACTACACACCACTTTGGGGATGATGAAAAAAGAAGGGTTGGAATCAATCTTTACTCGTCATGAACGGCAAAAAAATGCTACTCGTGCAGCAATGAAAGCCCTAAATTTACCATTGTTTGCAGCTGATGAATGTGCGAGTCCAGCAATTACAGCCGTAGCAACCCCAGGAATGGAAGCGGATAAAATTCGGTCATTGATGAAAAAGCGGTTTGATATTGCGTTAGCTGGTGGACAAGACCATCTGAGTAATAAGATTTTCCGTGTTGGTCACTTGGGTTTTGTGAGCGATCGCGATATCCTCAGTTGTATAGCCTCACTAGAAGTAGTTCTCTTAGAACTCGGCCATGAAAACTTCAATTCTGGCGCAGGTGTAGCCGCAGCAGCAAGAGTTTTTAGTAATTAGTGATTAGTGATTGGGAATATTTTTCTTCCTCCTGACTCCTAAATCCTGTACGGGCGAAGCATTCGGAAAATAGCCTTTGCCAAAAACTGATAATTGATCGCCCGAATGCTTCGCCCCTACTCCTAACAACAAAAGGGCGAGTTAATCAAATAACTCGCCCTTTTATTTTGGATTTCAATAAGTAAAAATGCTCAAAG includes:
- a CDS encoding pyridoxal-phosphate-dependent aminotransferase family protein — encoded protein: MDDKLMLMIPGPTPVPEAALLALAKHPIGHRTSEFSNMMGEVTQNLKWLHQTESDVLMLNVSGTGAVEAGMINFLSPGDRILVGSNGKFGERWVEVGQAFGLNVEAITAEWGQPLDPDKFAQKLQADTNKEIKAVIITHSETSTGVINDLVAINSHVKEHGQALIIVDAVTSLGAYNVPVDALGLDVVASGSQKGYMIPPGLGFVSVSPKAWEAYKTAKLPKYYLDLGKYRKATAKNTTPFTPPVNLMVALHTTLGMMKKEGLESIFTRHERQKNATRAAMKALNLPLFAADECASPAITAVATPGMEADKIRSLMKKRFDIALAGGQDHLSNKIFRVGHLGFVSDRDILSCIASLEVVLLELGHENFNSGAGVAAAARVFSN